One region of Pan paniscus chromosome 5, NHGRI_mPanPan1-v2.0_pri, whole genome shotgun sequence genomic DNA includes:
- the C5H6orf226 gene encoding uncharacterized protein C6orf226 homolog, giving the protein MVVAPIRPGSARFSALHAGQDSRPDMERPRSPQSSAPAPASASASVTLAQLLQLVQQGQELPGLEKRHIAAIHGEPTASRLPRRPKPWEAAALAESFPPPTLRIGTAPAEPGLVEAATAPSSWHTVGS; this is encoded by the coding sequence ATGGTGGTTGCACCCATTCGGCCCGGAAGTGCTCGCTTCTCTGCATTACACGCCGGTCAGGATTCGCGACCCGACATGGAGCGTCCCCGCAGTCCCCAAAGctcggccccggccccggcctcTGCCTCAGCTTCGGTTACCCTGGCGCAGCTCCTGCAGCTGGTCCAGCAGGGCCAGGAACTCCCGGGCCTGGAGAAACGCCACATCGCGGCGATCCACGGCGAACCCACAGCGTCCCGGCTGCCGCGGAGGCCCAAGCCCTGGGAGGCCGCGGCTTTGGCTGAGTCCTTTCCCCCTCCGACCCTCAGGATAGGAACGGCCCCGGCGGAGCCTGGCTTGGTTGAGGCAGCGACTGCGCCTTCTTCATGGCATACAGTGGGCTCCTGA
- the RPL7L1 gene encoding ribosomal protein uL30-like yields MISSCTTRKMAEQEQRKIPLVPENLLKKRKAYQALKATQAKQALLAKKEQKKGKGLRFKRLESFLHDSWRQKRDKVRLRRLEVKPHALELPDKHSLAFVVRIERIDGVSLLVQRTIARLRLKKIFSGVFVKVTPQNLKMLRIVEPYVTWGFPNLKSVRELILKRGQAKVKNKTIPLTDNTVIEEHLGKFGVICLEDLIHEIAFPGKHFQEISWFLHPFHLSVARHATKNRVGFLKEMGTPGYRGERINQLIRQLN; encoded by the exons ATGATCAGTAGCTGCACCACTAGAAAGATGGCGGAGCAAGA GCAAAGAAAAATCCCTTTGGTTCCAGAAAATCTCCTGAAAAAGAGGAAGGCTTATCAAGCCCTCAAAGCCACCCAGGCAAAGCAGGCACTTTTGGCAAAGAAGGAG cagaagaaaggaaaagggctCAGGTTTAAGCGACTGGAATCATTCCTACATGATTCCTGGCGGCAGAAACGTGACAAGGTGCGTCTCAGACGACTAGAAGTGAAACCTCATGCCTTGGAATTGCCAGATAAACATTCCTTGGCCTTTGTTGTACGCATCGAAAG GATTGATGGCGTGAGTTTACTGGTGCAGAGAACCATTGCAAGACTTCGcctaaagaaaatttttagtGGTGTCTTTGTAAAAGTCACCCCCCAGAATCTAAAAATGCTGCGTATAGTGGAACCTTATGTGACCTGGGG ATTTCCAAATCTGAAGTCTGTCCGAGAACTCATTTTGAAACGTGGACAAGCCAAGGTCAAGAATAAGACCATCCCTCTGACAGACAACACAGTGATTGAGGAGCACCTGG GGAAGTTTGGCGTCATTTGCTTGGAAGACCTCATTCATGAAATTGCCTTCCCAGGGAAGCATTTCCAGGAGATCTCATGGTTCTTGCACCCTTTCCACCTCTCAGTGGCCCGTCATGCTACCAAAAATAGAGTGGGCTTCCTCAAGGAGATGGGCACACCTGGCTATCGGGGTGAACGCATCAATCAGCTCATCCGTCAGCTGAACTAG